A window of Epinephelus moara isolate mb chromosome 15, YSFRI_EMoa_1.0, whole genome shotgun sequence genomic DNA:
CCCGAAGAGCTGCAAGTGTTCAGTATTTCACAGAAAACAAGCAAGAATTTGAGATCCATTTGTTAAACCATTTATCTTAAAACCTCAAGGGtcatcttaaaggaatacttcacccacaaaatgaccatttgtgtatcaatcaCTCATCATGTGTtctgttgaattcatgaagaaaactttgtttttctcgcacaCCTCTACCGTGAACAAAGAAtctaaaaaatactaaaaatggAGAAACttcttgatgaattgaggtcataggggtccatttttaacagcagcaaaactgtatcaaaacattaaATTCTCACACAGCTGGTGTcacataatccaagtctcatttattcagtctaATGCTCAGCACTTCACAAACACGTGCATTTTTGCGAAAACCTCCTAGTTAAAACATTTCCGCATCAACAGTCTCACAAACGGATGAGTAGTATGCCTGGGGAAGTGcgtgcatttgaactctgctcactGGAATGCacgagcagagttcaaacacacgTGCTTTCCCTGACATAAATGCGGCTTACCATGACTTCatgaattttctcagttttgggACTTtctttgagaagtactgagcagacgactggataaatgagacttggattacgctgcacgagttgtgtgagagtttgtaaacatgttttgacttctatgacttcaattcatgattaatatttgccttttttggattctccacaggaaaaacaaagttttctcaatgaattcagtgtaacacaggaTGAGTAATGGATATCCAAATGATCCTTTCATGGGTAAGGTATTCCTTTACCTGAATAATTTGACCAGCATGACTCATGCACACttacctgtctctctctcagagTAGTTTATGGCCTctgtagagacacacacacagttcactgGATCCCATAATGCCCCGGAGGCACAGGGAAGTTCGGGTGGGGAACACCTGTACAGACGCACATGTTATAAATGCATGGATACAGGACAAATGATTCAGAtatgtttgtaaacacacacacacacacacacacacacgtcactcCTCGCTCTCACTCACAGGTGATCTGTCGCAGCTCGTCTTATGATGGAGTGGAGCGGCCGCTTGGAAAGGCATTCACACGAGGTGTGGTTGACAAAGGTTACCATGACAACGGTACGATCCATCCTGGGCGGGGAGAGTTCCATCAACTGGCAGGAGGACAGATTGAGGTTagagttatgtgtgtgtgtgtgtgtgtgtgtgtgtgtgtgtgtgtgtgtgtgtgtgtgaacaaaaCTGTAGCTTGTGGAAGAAATTAAATTTTCCTCGTCTTTTCTTCTGCTGCTTTCGTTGCAGTATTATGGTTATGATTTAGTGTTTCGGCTGATGTGTAGAGGTTGACGTAATGATTCCAAGATTGAGCAACTGTGCGTGACTGTATTGTATTGACTTGGTGTCCAGTTGTAGCCAAAGGCTGTCCCACTGCAGTAGGGCGGGTTGTGATACACATGAGCTCGTAATACAGCTCAGTAGATTGGTTTCTGTCCTCTTTCCTGAAGCGGTTTGAGGTGTGAGAACACAAAATACCAACACGATCTTGTAATGTGAGTGAGTGTTAAATAATTAGAGTGCTAAAAAGTGTCTGACTTTCAAATAAACAGCTCAGAGACAGGAAAGGATCCAGCTGCACCACTTACTGTCTTGTTGACGAGCGCGTGACTTGTGTTGGTGCAGTAAAAGGCCTCGTTGGTGCAGCAGCCACCGCACCGATGCAGCGCCACACAGCGAGGGAGGTAGAATTGACTGGTGGATTCTGGGTATTCCTTGGCGACCTCAACACACACCTCTCTGGGCTGGCATGAGGTCCGCTGGATCTCCTCTAAGATGACTGAAAACACATGTGATTGAGTAACTGAATCTGAATACAAGAGAGCTTTGCGGTCTTAATGTATCTGTTATTAGAGGTTCTGAGGTGACGGCAGGAAATCATCAACTAATAATGtgtctgatttttattttccagtgtTCTTTCCAACGTGTACCACCTACTTTTGTCTGTCTCCGGTGCAATTAAATCTGTCTAGCTTTCTAACAAGTGTTGAGGACTGACCCAATAAAGAGatcattaaaaagtcttaatattTCAGGCAATCACAACTAATTTACTGGCCTGTATTTTGTAGTAAGTATCTAAGTTTACCTCCCAGAGTCCCGTCCACTTTGAAAAGCGCCTCCTCCCTTGGCTGACCCCACAGATCCTCATCGTCAGAGTGGACCAAAGGGCTCGCTGAGGAGGTGGAAAAAGAGGGGGCAGAGGAGGCTTGCCATGTTTTCCTCCTCAGGCAGTGCTGAAGCAAATTGTATTCGGGGTACAGAAGCTGTAACAGCTGATCCACACTCGTCACTGACTCCAAACTGGGCTGGTCATCTGACAACACAGGAGCCTGGAAGATAAGAAAGTGTCGTAACAGATCAATGTGGCTTTAATAACACAGTATATCCTCAGTTTGAGTTCTTCGTGAGTTGCCAGAAAGCTTCTTATTTGTCAACAGCATCGCTAAGAGGGGGGAACAAGGGTTAAACCATGTATAATAGAtaaagtgtacgctatatttagagtatgttcaccactttacctttctGCCTttccgtcagacagcccttttcgACAGGGAAGCCGTTAATGGTTTCAGTTCCACATCTATTTTCTCGTCAAaatcaccagactccatttacaaaaacagtaattttaccttgctgaacacagaagttgttggtctaccactgcctcgatctgTGAGTTCGTTttgttattatgtgactttggtgaatccgaactaaccaCTTCATATGCCAtaatcacacaacaacaacaacaaactaactgatcgaagcAGCGGTagtccagcagctcctgttttcagcgATGTTaagtcactgtttttctcagtggagtctggctttgaagagagtgaggtaacggcttcagttccctgttggaaaatGCTGTCTGATGAttgttttaggtggctaaaatacgttttgctgcggCCCCCATCctcagcagtacattgcttggcTTCTGTGCCTTTAcccctgcctgcttctccaaactgtgggCGTActgaccaccatctactgtaggtaatacactgactatgtaAGTAcctaagtacctcatacaaccccacttccaAAAAACTGAACTGTTTCTTTAAGGAGACAATAAaagcaggcaaaaaaaaaggcatttggCTCTTATGTCACAAAATTGAGGCCCATGTCccattgaatataataaacattaaaaatgcttcactttttatattttaaaatgtttgaatcGGGTCATTTGTTGCGAGTGTTAAAGAAAACTATTACATATTGTAGAATTTACTGTGTCAGCTTTGCTGGTTTGAGTTGAATAAACAGTGAATACCTCAGCTACCAATGTGTTGTAACATGTTGCTGTTGGCTACTGTTAGTTATTATGTGTCCTCTCCTCACCTACACACACATCCTTGCCTTTGAGCACCAAAAAGAAGCTGCAAACTCTGCGTTTTCTTTGTGCGTTAGTATTGCTGTTCTTGCTCTTTTTTGTGGTTCGCTTTAATAGCATTCAGACTGCTATAAACTTTATACAATCTAACCTAAGGCAATGGGATAAAATAGGAGGATACCTGCTCGACTGCTGCAGCGCTCTTGAGCAAGACGCTGTAGTCTGACCCAGTTTAAAATGGGGTTCAGTAACTGAAGAGGACTGTAAGTTCCTTTGGTTGCTTTATCAGTTTTTGGGTTTTCCTGGTACCCTTCCTTAATGTGCCCTCCATTACAAGTTAAACCACCACCTTCGAGTCTCAAACGTAAGAGCTTCTGAGGAGTCCTTAAATGCAGCATTAGGCCTgcataaacaaaccaaacagctCAGCCAACAccctcattattattattattgttattattgtacAGAGAGAGCTTTATGTGGTGGACCAGGTCTATGCAGGAAATCTCAGTTTACAGTAGCTCTGTAAACCATTCCCGCTGTGAGTCATCCCCATAATGATTTTTCTGCCGTCATGATAGATGACTCTGCTCCACTCcatagagacacagagaaaagatAAAAGGTTAATTGTGTATCAGAGTGGCTACTATGTCATCTGTGGGGACTGAATGTCAGCTTGGAGTCGGGTGTTTGAGTGTCACATATTAATTCTTCCTCTGGGGAGCGAGTGTGGTTGTTTAGTTTCTCAGGCTGAGAAGGAGCAGGCTGGTGCGGCTGGCGTTACCGAACAGAAACCAGATCTCTGTTGTTATCTTTCCAtttatctctttctttctgtctgcctCCCCTCCTTTCATGTGTCTTTCTAGCCATCTCAGAGGCCTGTGTTGCGACATATGTGTGACCTGTGGCATCGAATATGAAATTAGCTATCTACTCTTAAAATGCTTCCAAAACAAGAATTGTATATTGAAACAAGATCATATAGAATACTGAGAGACTGAGAAGCAGTAGCTGTTAGAGGTGTGTGGAATAGAGTCAcgtgacttggacttgagtcagcctcaagtcacaaatttgatgactttgggcTCAACTTGACAAAATTTGAAAAGACTTGCAAGTCAACGTGGACTTCAGCACCAAAAGTTGgttttccatccaaatgtagtgCAAATTTTAACTGAACTTTCAGAACATTGGCGAAAGAAAACATGAATTTTTGCTCTTTTCCATCCACTACTGTTATGTGAATATTGGGGAGTTGATTCATCGATAAGAGTAGCAATGGATGTATAATAACAGAGAGCACACTGGACAATGGAAATAAAAAGTTTGAATGACTAATACTAGTTGAGTTTTGGTAAGAGCGCTGTGTGCACAAGCATGTCAGGAGCCATCCAGAAAAGATTAAGAGAGCTTGCAGTGGCCTAtaccagtggttttcaaactgttcgtgcccaaggcacaccaagcggcaagccaaaatctcaaggcacacctgtatttatatctgtgagAATTAGCTTCTATAACGTGCCTTAtcactctttttatttttttttaatttctcaatGTTGGCAATCAGTTGATGCCTAAATTGATATGTGCTTAAAAAGAGTTGGATGGAAATGCACGTGCAGACTTGTGACTCCACTTTGATTTGAGtgttttaacataaaaatactTAATATCTTCCCCCAAGCCTGAAGATTTAAAAGTATTTCATTTAAAACGTGTGccatgaattaatttatttgcCTTCATTTAAGTTCACTTGgacttgtttaaaaaatataaattttgaAAAGGATTCCTAATTTGTTTtagtttaatatattattacattgttgttaaaatggcattacatttggttttAAGCGCATAGACTTATTTTggactcgaaactcaaagtttaggactcgGGATGTGACTgaagtgcaaagacttgagacttacttgtaaCTTGCAAAACAGtaacttggtcccacctctaaCAGCCatgctctgtgaggctgtgaaGCAGTGCTTtaagctaaaagctaacatcagcatgttcaGTGACagtcatgctgatgtttagcaggtgtaaTGTTTAACATGTTCACTGTCTCCGTTTAGCAtttcagcatgctaacatttgctgctgaggctgatggaaatgtcCTAAATTACTTTTAGAGTAAAGCAGAGGCTACAATTGCGGATTTACACATGTAACTATTATTGGACAGATTTTAATATTTGAGCTCAGCCACTTCACTACTGGAGCCTCCATAAGACTGTCAGACATGACTGTTGGCAGTGCAGAGACACAATCTCTAGATAATGTTGATGGACAGTTGTAACTATGACTTAGAGAACTGACTGCTCTTCTTTCTGTCATGGTCTTTTGctcttcctctcactctccACTGAGTTGTTAAGTGATCACATGACATGAGGTCATCGCTGTGGGACCATGAGGTCATGATGGACCAATGACCAGTGCTCTAGGCTCCAGCATTAGATACTGctggcacacagacacacgcacatgcacacacccatGCTTTAACCCCTAACTCTTTCCATCAGTTTAAACATGTTATGTCTGAAGCTAATGGACAAACACactattttatttaatctgtTTTACATGTGATGACTGGCTTATCCTATCAGAGtacatcattcattcattcagttccAAGAGGATCGCGTTACTGAAGATCCCTTCAAGTGAATTGAGACTTATTCCTTTGTAGTAAAATATATTATCATTAATAACAGGCAGAGTATCATGATTCACTGCTATCAACAACGTTTTTCACAAGAAGGAAGCTTTCAGCTGAACCTCAGAGACACTTCCACAGAAGAACCTCAGAGTTTCCTGGTTGGATCGTAAACGGCATTTACAGTAAAGACAGCTGAAACCAAAAGATGTTTATCCTGGCGATGCTTGGAACGACGTCACAGAAACAAGCTGTAACTTTACACATGGAGCTGGCATTATGTaacaaaatctgtgtttcatAATTTCATGTCAGGAACTGGTTTTAGGAGCTGGGGCTGAAATGAAAAACTCCCTTTAATTGATTGCATTTCAGCCTTTGGATAATTACTACTACTGGGAGTGTTCTACCAggtaattttattattatgattattttatcattcatgtaaaaaaattatttttttttgtaaagatattttttgggccattttgcctttaatggacaggacggtaagcgtgaaggggggagagagagaggggataacatgcagcaaagggccacaggccggattcgaacccaggccgctgcggcaacagccttgtcatgggacgcctgctctaccactaagccaccgacaccccaaaATTTTGAtgtaaatttaaagaaaaaacaacacaaatcgTGCAAGAGATGATAGGATGAACACATTACACAGAGATGGTTACACTTGTGACCTTATCTAagctgtcctgtctgtctgaacTCTTAGTATCACACTGCATGCCTCTCTGAATGAAAATATTATCACTCCGCCACAGCAGTAAGGCTTTAGACCGGCTCATAGAACAATCATTGCTGCAGCTGGTGTTGTGGATGACATTATTAACtctcttggtaaaaaacaacagtgtgCTGCAGGCCTCATATATCCGTCTGAGGCTCTTGATACTGTTGATCAGTATGTTTTGCTAAATGAGCTGCTCTGCATTGGTTTGAATTATTCTTACACCTGGTTTAAATCATATCTGTCTGGTGTGGGCTGCTGTGGCCAGTAGTTTAATATCAGTTTCCACATGGTTGATTTAAAGTGTTCCACAAGGATAGTCTCGGAGCCAATTAGCGATTAGTCTGACACATGcatttataaagagaactggatacagtgttccTATGAAAGGTGCTTAGCGGCACATAAAGCCAAAATAAATTCAACTCTCTGAGTCTTCTACATTGTTGGGCCAATAGAGCAAGTACGCTAGAGACTTCGCCAATCGAGTAGCTGACTTCCAGTTTAGCCTTTAGCTAAATTGAattgggataaaatgatttaatcctGCAGCTCTtccagactttcaaaatactaTCAGACCAAATGTATTAAATCTTGATAGTCAAACAAGTCGTTTTGCGGGGGCTGTGACGCTCAAATTTTTTTCCCACTGATCTACAGACACTCCTATTGTAAGTCTTTttggcccaatggcatcacgtgatggaccTGGAAATCGTAATTACACGCTTTAGTCGCTATGTCACAATGGCTCCATAGTCCAGGACACATCCTTGGGGCTTGGTCGAACCATGATAAGCCTCTGGTAGCATCAGCCAATATTTTGGGGTTGTGGTGTAGCCAGCTGATTTCCAGGCCAATACTTTGTTCCGTGTGCTGATCATTTTCAGCTAGATCTCTATAAActgatatctgcatatgaatgcagatgaataaaaaaacaagcttATATAAAGCTAAATTGTTGTCAGacaatagctgatgggttccgagattTAATTTCAGCCAATGCATTCCACCTCATTTGCTCTGCACATGAACTCTTCATCTGCTGCtaaaacatgattggtcaacaCTCCATAATACAAATGGAAACTAGAATGCTTcggataccaaaatcttgtcccagTCTTGTTACCAACAGATTCTGCCTTCATATGCAGATGTCCGTTCACAGTGATTACACAAGgatctttttttaaacctacATTTCAATGTCCgtttttatgctgatgataccaCCTTGTATGCCATCAGCTCTACTGCAAAACAGATTACAGGCTGCTTTTGAACGTCTTTACATCATTTTATAATCAATTCAAAGCTTGTTCTAAACTCCAAAAAGACTAAGCCTGTGTTTGAAATTCTTTACTAACATGCTATATAGTATGCTAAAACACTATTCGAGATTTTTTAGTAAGTCTGAAACCTTAGTATGAAACCAACAGTATGTAGCTAGCATAGTATTTCCGGTGGaatattacagtatgcaaacactgCATACAATGCCGGCATAACTATCCCACAATGCAGTGTATTAGGCGACTAACAGACAATTGACAATGACCATGACAGCTTTGTAATGCCCCAGTTTAATGCTATGTTTACACTATGAGTAACAGTGAAACAGCATGACCAGTTGCATTATCACAGAGTAGGTGTTTAGATGTTGCTAAAATAGTCGTTAAGATAGTTACATTGTCACATGCTTGTGTGTATCTGCTACTTGCCACAAAGCACCTCGGCTgaacgtcatctaatgtctgtATAAGGTTTTAAAAAGATCTATGCTTTTGTTCGATGTCTGAGCCCAATTTCGACATCACATTTCACGGCCCTGTCATCTCCACCTGCAAAGCACTGCACAGAAAGCTAGCATAG
This region includes:
- the LOC126401848 gene encoding vascular endothelial growth factor C-like, which codes for MWIPALLLWILNISSLCSGQDYTDYYQPGDMGTEAPVLSDDQPSLESVTSVDQLLQLLYPEYNLLQHCLRRKTWQASSAPSFSTSSASPLVHSDDEDLWGQPREEALFKVDGTLGVILEEIQRTSCQPREVCVEVAKEYPESTSQFYLPRCVALHRCGGCCTNEAFYCTNTSHALVNKTLMELSPPRMDRTVVMVTFVNHTSCECLSKRPLHSIIRRAATDHLCSPPELPCASGALWDPVNCVCVSTEAINYSERETEGLDSGLLALCGPNRVLHESTCECVCRNGLTEDSCDPGWKLDHNTCECQCEGQGEGKWCPTGQRWDEELCGCVCAAECPGNQPLNPDTCLCQCRESPQSCLRQGKRFNPNSCSCYRLPCRKPRRVCQAGFYYSHQVCQCIPNYMRPEWN